Proteins encoded by one window of Cannabis sativa cultivar Pink pepper isolate KNU-18-1 chromosome 4, ASM2916894v1, whole genome shotgun sequence:
- the LOC115712600 gene encoding protein TIC236, chloroplastic, with the protein MSLRLHCPFLGAPLHGSSSYGGKVGGFGYLDGGLLGRRRYRRCVCAKQNHWITQVIRFSHFCGHNVELLKSTLSSRYETKVKCVEERLTRSKALVSSLSHLRNEGLLFVRCSVLVAVISGVCLLVWYGKAKAKGFIEAKLLPSVCSSLSDYIQRDLDFGKVRSISPLSITLESCSVGTHNEEFSCGEVPTMKIRIRPFASLRRGKIVVDAVLSHPTLLVSQKKDFSWLGIPSMEDDSKRRLSTEEGIDYRTKTRRIAREEAGSRWESERDESAKKAAEMGYIVSDKESSQYGGDVMKESGSQLIAFTSLDSFLCMDEKMHLRGHHCLDTGVEYDMKHADLEKSFGVKVPGSGLKFWSKVIQGPKKQKFKKKANGSDTSVSTLTAKRRILGRSAISAAAYFQGLHRKSSESSNSFGGDNVTNFDNFTVKNEVDTNASTSITSLARSNNSDSCMKSEDVGGDVVNESTNDEIFESQDNLSSLTSSSIQLEVDRPILIWPQSLISSFPNFSRNMKELLSCLVTGPIQKLTSTMGPRVEDIVAELVDGVDTVHDASIEKMLPVTLDSVYFKSGTLMLLAYGDMEPREMENVSGHVKFQNHYGQVHVQLSGNCMMWRSDLSDMMWEDGGWLSADVFVDIVEQKWHANLKIANLFAPLFERILEIPIEWSKGRATGEVHVCMSTGETFPNLHGQLDVTGLAFQILDAPSCFSDVSASLCFRGQRIFLHNAHGSFGAVPLEASGDFGIHPDEGEFHVMCQVPCVEVNALMNTFKMKPLLFPLAGSVTAVFNCQGPLDAPVFVGSGMVSRKMSHLASEFPPSCASEAVLKSKEAGAVAAFDRIPFSYLSANFTFNTDNCMADLYGIRASLVDGGEIRGAGNAWICPEGEEDDTAMDVNFSGSMCFDKIMDRYMPGYLQLIPLKLGDLNGETKLSGSLLKPKFDIRWTAPKAEGSFSEARGDMIISHDSITINSSSVAFDLTTKVQTSYCDEYGLNTNDFSAKTSVPFTVEGIELDLRMRSFEFFSLVSAYLSDSPKPLHLKATGRVKFQGKVLKSSEQDLSLENNTQQVNSNEGKIGCLAGEVLISGLKLNQLMLGPQLNGFLSVSRDCVKLDATGRPDESLALMFVRPLSPNIDDNSQNGKLLSFSLQKGQLKANICFQPFHSASLEVRHLPLDELELASLRGTIQKAEIQLNLQKRRGHGLLSVLRPKFSGVLGEALDVAARWSGDVITVEKTVLEQSNSRYELHGEYVLPGTRDRNLADRVRDGLFKRAMAGHLGSVISSMGRWRMRIEVPRAEAAEMLPLARLISRSTDPAVHTRSKDLFIQSLQSVGLDPRSVKELLEVIHFHFISSNEVILEDLSLPGLAELKGHWHGSLEASGGGNGDTMAEFDFHGEDWEWGTYKTQRVLAVGAYSNDDGLHLEQIFIQKDNATIHADGTLLGPKNNLHFAVLNFPVSLVPTLVQVIESSANDAIQSLRQFLAPIRGILHMEGDLRGTLAKPECDVQVRLLDGAIGGIDLGRAEIVASLTSTSRFLFNAKFEPIVQNGHVHIQGSIPINFVQNSMPEDDNVESDNSQVTWERGWVKERDRGSIDDSSDKKLPRERNEEAWDTQLAESLKGLNWNILDVGEVRVDADIKDGGMMLLTALSPHANWLHGNAEIMLQVRGTVEQPVLDGSATFNRASISSPVLWKPLTNFGGAVKIKSNRLCISSLESRVSRWGKLFVKGNLPLRTSEAAVGDKIELKCEVLEVRAKNILSAQVDSQMQITGSILQPNISGNIKLSHGEAYLPHDKGSGSAHNRLASDQSTLPGGEVALTYVSRFFNSQPASSRTRFLQPLVDSSEVEKKMEHVDFIPNVDIRLSDLKLLLGPELRIVYPLILNFGVSGELELNGLAHPKRIQPKGILTFENGDVNLVATQVRLKQEHLNNAKFEPENGLDPMLDLVLVGSEWQFRIQSRASNWQDKLVVTSTRSVEQDSRSPTEATRVFESQLAESILEGNGQLAFQKLATTTLEKLMPRIEGKGEFGQARWRIVYAPQIPSLLSNNGAIDPLKSLASSISFGTEIEVQLGKRLQASIVRQMKDSEMGMKWTLMYQLTSRLRVLLQSAPLKRLIFEYSASSQD; encoded by the exons ATGAGTTTGAGACTCCATTGCCCTTTTCTTGGGGCTCCGCTTCACGGATCTTCTTCATATGGTGGAAAAGTGGGAGGTTTTGGTTACTTGGATGGAGGGTTGTTGGGTAGAAGGCGATATCGCAGGTGTGTATGTGCAAAGCAGAATCATTGGATAACTCAAGTGATTAGGTTTTCACATTTTTGTGGACACAATGTGGAGTTGTTAAAGAGTACTCTAAGCTCTAGATATGAAACCAAAGTAAAATGTGTTGAAGAGCGTCTTACTCGAAGCAAGGCTTTGGTGAGTTCTCTGTCCCATTTGCGGAATGAGGGATTACTTTTTGTTAGGTGTTCTGTTCTTGTAGCTGTGATCTCTGGAGTGTGCTTATTAGTATGGTATGGGAAGGCAAAAGCCAAAGGGTTTATCGAAGCTAAACTTTTACCGTCTGTTTGTTCATCACTTAGTGATTACATACAACGAGATCTTGATTTTGGTAAGGTACGAAGTATTTCACCTTTGAGCATTACATTAGAGTCGTGCTCAGTAGGGACTCATAATGAAGAATTTTCTTGTGGGGAGGTACCCACGATGAAAATTCGAATCCGTCCTTTTGCTAGTTTGAGAAGGGGAAAGATTGTGGTTGATGCAGTGTTGTCTCATCCAACTTTATTGGTCTCACAGAAGAAAGATTTTAGTTGGCTAGGAATACCTTCAATGGAAGATGATTCAAAGAGACGTTTGTCAACTGAAGAAGGAATCGATTACCGTACAAAAACCAGGAGGATTGCTAGAGAGGAAGCTGGTTCTCGCTGGGAAAGTGAAAGAGATGAATCAGCCAAAAAAGCTGCAGAAATGGGTTATATTGTTTCTGACAAGGAATCTAGTCAATATGGAGGTGATGTTATGAAGGAAAGTGGCAGTCAATTAATAGCATTTACAAGTTTAGACTCTTTTTTATGCATGGATGAGAAGATGCATTTGAGAGGTCATCATTGCCTGGACACAGGTGTTGAGTATGACATGAAGCATGCAGATTTGGAGAAATCTTTTGGTGTAAAAGTTCCAGGTTCCGGGCTTAAATTCTGGTCCAAAGTGATACAGGGCCCTAAAAAACAGAAATTTAAGAAGAAAGCTAATGGAAGTGATACCTCAGTATCTACCTTGACTGCCAAAAGAAGAATTCTCGGGCGAAGTGCAATATCGGCTGCTGCATATTTTCAGGGACTGCATCGAAAGTCTAGTGAGTCTTCAAATTCGTTTGGAGGTGATAATGTTACGAATTTTGACAATTTTACAGTGAAAAATGAGGTTGATACTAATGCCAGTACTTCTATCACAAGTCTTGCTCGATCTAATAATAGTGATTCCTGTATGAAAAGTGAGGATGTAGGAGGTGATGTAGTCAATGAGAGTACCAATGATGAGATATTTGAGAGCCAAGATAATCTTTCATCACTAACCTCATCTTCCATACAACTTGAAGTTGATCGTCCAATTTTAATCTGGCCCCAATCCTTGATATCGAGTTTTCCCAATTTTTCTAGAAATATGAAGGAGTTGTTATCTTGCTTAGTCACTGGTCCCATTCAAAAGCTAACATCAACTATGGGTCCTAGAGTTGAAGATATTGTTGCAGAACTTGTTGATGGGGTAGATACAGTGCATGATGCAAGCATTGAGAAAATGCTCCCAGTTACGCTAGATTCTGTTTATTTCAAAAGTGGAACGCTAATGCTACTTGCATATGGTGACATGGAACCAAG GGAAATGGAGAATGTCAGTGGACATGTGAAGTTTCAAAATCACTACGGCCAAGTTCatgtacaattgagtgggaactGTATGATGTGGAGATCAGATTTGTCAGATATGATGTGGGAAGATGGTGGTTGGTTGTCTGCAGATGTTTTTGTTGACATTGTTGAACAGAAATGGCACGCCAACTTGAAAATTGCTAACTTATTTGCTCCG CTTTTTGAGAGAATTTTAGAAATTCCAATCGAGTGGTCCAAAGGTAGAGCCACAGGCGAG GTTCATGTGTGCATGTCTACGGGAGAAACATTTCCAAATCTCCATGGGCAACTTGATGTAACAGGCTTAGCTTTTCAAATACTTGACGCTCCATCTTGTTTTTCT GATGTTTCAGCAAGCTTATGTTTCCGTGGCCAACGAATATTCCTACACAATGCACATGGGTCTTTTGGTGCAGTTCCTTTAGAGGCCTCGGGAGATTTCGGAATTCATCCCGACGAGGGAGAGTTTCATGTTATGTGTCAG GTTCCCTGTGTCGAAGTAAATGCTTTGATGAATACTTTCAAGATGAAACCTCTCTTGTTTCCG CTGGCTGGTTCAGTGACTGCTGTATTTAATTGTCAAGGTCCACTAGATGCTCCAGTATTTGTAGGAAGTGGAATGGTTTCTAGAAAGATGTCTCATTTAGCTTCTGAGTTTCCTCCATCCTGTGCATCTGAAGCTGTTCTAAAAAGTAAGGAGGCTGGTGCAGTGGCAGCATTTGATCGCATTCCCTTTTCGTATTTATCAGCCAACTTCACTTTCAATACTGACAATTGT ATGGCTGACTTGTATGGAATTCGAGCTAGTCTTGTGGATGGTGGTGAAATTCGAGGTGCAGGGAATGCATGGATTTGCCCAGAG GGTGAGGAGGATGATACTGCAATGGATGTGAATTTTTCTGGAAGTATGTGCTTTGATAAAATTATGGATCGATATATGCCTGGTTATCTTCAACTGATTCCGCTCAAATTAGGGGATTTAAATGGAGAGACAAAACTCTCGGGTTCTTTGCTGAAACC GAAATTTGATATTAGATGGACTGCACCAAAGGCTGAAGGGTCATTTAGTGAGGCTCGGGGAGATATGATAATTTCACATGATTCAATAACTATTAACTCTTCATCTGTTGCTTTTGATTTGACAACCAAAGTTCAAACATCTTATTGTGATGAATACGGGTTAAACACAAACGATTTTAGTGCAAAGACTTCTGTGCCATTTACTGTTGAGGGGATTGAGTTGGATTTGCGTATGCGTAGTTTTGAGTTCTTCAGCTTGGTCTCAGCTTATCTTTCTGATTCTCCAAAGCCGTTGCATTTGAAAGCAACGGGAAGGGTCAAGTTTCAGGGAAAGGTCTTGAAATCTAGTGAGCAAGATTTGAGTCTTGAAAATAACACGCAACAAGTGAATAGTAATGAAGGGAAAATAGGCTGTCTTGCTGGTGAAGTTCTGATCTCAGGTCTCAAATTGAATCAACTGATGTTGGGACCTCAATTGAATGGATTCTTAAGCGTTTCACGTGATTGTGTCAAG TTGGATGCCACAGGTAGGCCAGATGAAAGTCTTGCACTGATGTTTGTGAGGCCATTAAGCCCTAACATTGACGATAATTCGCAAAATGGAAAGTTGCTGTCGTTTTCCCTTCAAAAGGGACAGCTGAAAGCTAACATTTGTTTTCAACCTTTCCACTCTGCTAGCTTGGAG GTGCGTCATTTGCCGCTTGATGAGCTGGAGTTGGCCTCACTGCGGGGGACAATACAAAAG GCAGAAATTCAACTTAATCTTCAGAAAAGAAGAGGTCATGGACTGCTATCTGTACTTCGTCCAAAATTCAGCGGTGTGCTAGGTGAAGCCTTAGATGTGGCTGCTAGATGGAGTGGGGATGTT ATTACTGTTGAGAAAACTGTGTTGGAGCAAAGCAATAGCCGTTATGAACTTCATGGTGAATATGTGCTGCCTGGCACCCGAGATCGAAATCTTGCTGACAGGGTGAGAGATGGATTGTTTAAAAGGGCAATGGCTGGGCATCTAGGCAGCGTCATATCTTCAATGGGGAGGTGGAGAATGAGGATTGAAGTTCCCCGAGCTGAGGCCGCTGAGATGCTTCCCCTTGCAAGACTTATTTCTCGAAGTACAGATCCTGCTGTTCATACAAGATCAAAG GACCTCTTTATTCAAAGCTTGCAGTCGGTGGGATTGGACCCTAGAAGTGTGAAAGAATTGCTTGAG GTTATCCATTTCCATTTCATATCATCAAATGAAGTTATTCTAGAAGATTTGAGTCTTCCTGGTCTAGCTGAACTTAAAGGTCATTGGCATGGTTCTCTTGAAGCAAGTGGAGGCGGAAATGGAGATACAATG GCAGAATTTGATTTTCATGGTGAGGATTGGGAGTGGGGTACATACAAAACTCAGCGTGTTCTTGCGGTTGGTGCTTACAGCAATGATGATGGTCTGCATTTGGAGCAAATTTTCATCCAGAAGGACAATGCCACAATTCATGCAGATGGGACCTTATTGGGGCCTAAGAACAATCTTCACTTTGCCGTTCTAAATTTTCCTGTTAGTCTAGTCCCAACACTGGTTCAGGTTATTGAATCGTCAGCTAATGATGCTATTCAATCATTGCGGCAATTTTTAGCACCAATTAGGGGTATATTACACATGGAAGGTGATCTAAGAGGAACTCTGGCCAAACCAGAATGTGATGTGCAAGTAAGGCTCTTGGATGGTGCCATTGGAGGTATTGATCTCGGAAGAGCTGAAATTGTAGCTTCATTGACTTCAACTAGTCGTTTTCTATTCAACGCAAAATTTGAACCAATTGTTCAAAATGGTCATGTACATATCCAAGGAAGTATTCCTATTAATTTCGTCCAAAATAGCATGCCAGAAGACGACAATGTAGAGAGTGATAATAGTCAAGTTACTTGGGAACGTGGTTGGGTAAAGGAAAGAGATAGGGGTTCCATTGATGATTCCAGTGACAAGAAACTTCCCCGAGAAAGAAATGAAGAGGCTTGGGATACCCAATTAGCTGAAAGCCTAAAGGGATTAAACTGGAACATTCTAGATGTTGGAGAAGTTAGGGTCGATGCTGATATTAAAGATGGAGGCATGATGTTGCTAACAGCTTTATCTCCTCATGCGAACTGGCTTCATGGCAATGCTGAGATTATGCTACAG GTGAGAGGAACAGTTGAACAACCAGTGCTCGATGGATCTGCAACATTCAACAGGGCATCGATATCTTCTCCAGTACTCTGGAAACCGCTGACAAATTTCGGTGGTGCAgttaaaataaaatctaatagGTTATGTATCAGCTCATTGGAAAGTAGGGTTAGCAGATGGGGTAAGCTATTTGTAAAAGGGAATCTGCCTCTTAGGACAAGTGAAGCAGCCGTTGGCGATAAGATAGAGTTAAAATGTGAAGTTCTTGAAGTACGCGCAAAGAATATCTTAAG TGCCCAGGTTGATTCTCAGATGCAGATAACGGGTTCCATATTACAACCAAATATTTCTGGGAATATTAAACTGAGCCATGGAGAAGCATATCTACCACATGACAAGGGTAGTGGATCTGCTCATAATAGATTGGCATCAGACCAGTCTACACTACCAGGTGGTGAAGTTGCTTTGACATATGTTTCTCGGTTTTTCAATTCTCAACCTGCTTCTTCAAGGACCCGATTCCTTCAACCCTTAG TTGATTCATCCGAAGTTGAGAAGAAGATGGAGCATGTGGATTTCATACCCAATGTAGATATCCGGCTAAGTGATTTGAAGCTTCTTCTTGGCCCCGAGTTGAGGATAGTATATCCATTGATTCTTAATTTCGGTGTTAGTGGTGAACTTGAGTTAAATGGCCTAGCTCATCCCAAACGAATACAGCCTAAAGGCATCCTCACTTTCGAGAATGGCGATGTAAATCTTGTTGCTACGCAG GTGAGACTTAAGCAAGAGCATCTGAATAATGCAAAATTTGAGCCCGAGAATGGACTAGATCCTATGCTAGATCTGGTTTTGGTAGGATCTGAGTGGCAATTCAGGATACAAAGTCGAGCCAGCAATTGGCAGGATAAACTGGTTGTGACTTCTACCCGGTCTGTTGAGCAGGATTCTCGTTCACCCACTGAG GCTACAAGAGTTTTCGAGAGTCAATTGGCAGAGTCAATCCTAGAAGGCAACGGTCAGCTTGCATTCCAAAAGCTAGCCACCACAACTCTCGAAAAGCTCATGCCAagaatcgaaggaaaaggagaATTCGGTCAGGCGAGGTGGCGGATAGTTTACGCACCACAAATCCCTAGTTTGCTTTCAAATAACGGCGCAATTGATCCCCTTAAATCTCTTGCCAGTAGTATCTCATTCGGTACAGAAATTGAAGTGCAGCTCGGGAAACGTCTTCAG GCTTCCATTGTTAGGCAGATGAAGGACTCAGAAATGGGAATGAAGTGGACATTAATGTACCAGCTTACGAGCCGATTGCGTGTATTGTTACAATCCGCGCCTTTAAAACGCCTTATTTTCGAGTACTCAGCTTCATCACAAGACTGA